The Longimicrobiales bacterium genome contains the following window.
CGAGATCTACTTCTCTCGGAATTTTGCGAAGGTGACCATCGCGTTGGCACGCGGAAAGAAGCTGTACGACAAGCGAGAAGACCTAAAGCGCCGCCAGCAGGACCTCGACGCCCGCAGAGCGCTGGAGAATCGATGAGGTACGGCACGGTCGGAGCTGCGCTGGCCATTGCGGTGACCCTAGCGTGGGCCGGCCCCACGCGCGCCCAAGACGCTGCTCCCGAGGTCCGGGTGCAACGTGCCGATGGAGTAGAGGAGTTCGTATCGGCTTCGATGGAGCGCGGATTCGCGGCGTTGCAACTCGGCGTGTTCGAGCAGTTGGGGTGGTCCGTAGCTGAGGTTGAGACCGCTATTGCGCTGTCGGGGCCCCACGGAGTGATCGTAACCATGCGCTTGGGGTCGCCCTTCTTCTTCTGGAACGAAGAAGTACTTCAGCTCGCAGACGCACCGTACCGAGAGGACTCGGAGACCTTCGTCCCGCTCCAACTCCTCATCGACTTCGTCCCTCGACGGATTTCGGAGCTGTATGCGTTCGACGGTCCGACGTTCACACTTCAGGCGGCCGATCCGGCGGATTGGGGTGGCACAGTGGTGGAGACACTCTCACCAAGTGAACCGCAGGGCCTAACCGAGACCGAACGGGCTCCCGCGACCGACCCCGTGGCTTCTGACCCAGACCCAGTGATCACCCCTGAGTACGAAGGCGATCGGGTCGTGATCATCGATCCTGGGCACGGCGGAGGGGATCCGGGTACGCTCGGAAATGGCGTTCGTGAGAAGGACGTCGCTCTCGGAATCGGACTGATCATGGCGGACCTTCTCGAGCGTGAGCCTGGAATCAAGGTCTACCTGACGAGGGATGACGACACCTTCGTCCCGATTTGGGACCGAGGCGATCAGGCGACCGAATGGAAGGGCGAGCAGGCAGGAGTGTTTATTTCACTACACGCGAACGGACTCACCAATCGGTCCGTGCGGGGCTTCGAGACGTACTTCCTTTCCGAGGCGAGGACGGATCACGAGCGACGCGTCGCGGCGATCGAGAATGCTCCGCTCCAGGTTCAAGGGCAGAGCATCGACGCAGATGCCGAGCCTGACTTAGGCTTCATCCTCCGAGAGCTACGCACGCTCGATCACCAGCATTGGTCGGCAATGTTAGCCGAGTTCGTTCAGGAGGAGATGGCCAACTTCCATCCGGGACCGAACCGTGGCGTGAAACAGGGAGTGCTCGCGGTGCTTACGAACGCCGTTATGCCGTCCGTGCTCGTTGAGGTCGGCTTCGTGACTAATGAGGACGAAGGGCCGCTGCTCGTTCAGGAACGGTTTCAGGACGAGGCGGCTCGCTCCATCGCGCGTGCCGTTCTCCGCTTCTTCGAGCGATACCCGCCGGGTAGCGGCACCGGGGGACCGGGAGACGGAGTGTGATACGGACCGCAACAGCCATCATGACGGTTTGTTTCTTCATGAATGGGTGTGTGTACTACAACTCTATCTACAACGCAGAACAGG
Protein-coding sequences here:
- a CDS encoding N-acetylmuramoyl-L-alanine amidase encodes the protein MRYGTVGAALAIAVTLAWAGPTRAQDAAPEVRVQRADGVEEFVSASMERGFAALQLGVFEQLGWSVAEVETAIALSGPHGVIVTMRLGSPFFFWNEEVLQLADAPYREDSETFVPLQLLIDFVPRRISELYAFDGPTFTLQAADPADWGGTVVETLSPSEPQGLTETERAPATDPVASDPDPVITPEYEGDRVVIIDPGHGGGDPGTLGNGVREKDVALGIGLIMADLLEREPGIKVYLTRDDDTFVPIWDRGDQATEWKGEQAGVFISLHANGLTNRSVRGFETYFLSEARTDHERRVAAIENAPLQVQGQSIDADAEPDLGFILRELRTLDHQHWSAMLAEFVQEEMANFHPGPNRGVKQGVLAVLTNAVMPSVLVEVGFVTNEDEGPLLVQERFQDEAARSIARAVLRFFERYPPGSGTGGPGDGV